The following proteins come from a genomic window of Deltaproteobacteria bacterium:
- the aroE gene encoding shikimate dehydrogenase → MPPKMKYGLIGNPIDESPSPAMHNAAFDAMNMNAEYQLRPAGPDDAKAVCNEIQYSKWLGLNVTTPMKTVMGGLVTLEGHAKRAGAVNTLWRYGSDIHGALTDVDGIMKPLEQREVQAGGHALILGAGGAARAAAIALDELGLHVHVAARNPDKAREFLTQMKVEKAGEAIALSNETALSAAIAQASVIIQATPVGKNGDAHELDWSSVKEGTIAFDMVYKPIETPFLAAARKAECQIIEGWEMLLFQGAASLKIWTGREAPLDAMKAALEKSLK, encoded by the coding sequence ATGCCACCCAAGATGAAATACGGACTCATTGGAAACCCAATTGACGAGTCGCCATCACCCGCAATGCATAACGCTGCTTTCGATGCCATGAATATGAACGCGGAATACCAGCTTCGCCCCGCCGGGCCAGACGATGCAAAAGCCGTTTGCAATGAGATCCAATACAGCAAGTGGCTTGGACTCAACGTAACCACACCCATGAAAACAGTCATGGGCGGCCTTGTTACGCTTGAGGGTCACGCCAAGCGTGCTGGAGCTGTAAACACGCTTTGGCGCTACGGTTCAGACATTCATGGCGCACTCACAGACGTAGACGGCATCATGAAACCCCTTGAACAACGCGAAGTTCAAGCCGGGGGCCACGCTTTGATCTTAGGCGCGGGAGGCGCCGCACGCGCTGCCGCCATCGCCCTGGATGAACTTGGTCTGCATGTTCATGTAGCCGCCCGAAACCCCGATAAGGCCCGTGAATTTCTAACGCAGATGAAAGTTGAAAAGGCCGGGGAAGCCATAGCGCTATCCAACGAAACTGCGCTCTCAGCTGCCATCGCCCAAGCCAGCGTGATTATTCAAGCCACACCAGTAGGCAAAAATGGTGATGCCCATGAGCTTGATTGGTCGAGCGTTAAAGAAGGCACGATTGCGTTCGATATGGTTTACAAGCCCATCGAAACACCGTTTCTTGCAGCTGCGCGAAAAGCCGAATGCCAAATTATCGAAGGCTGGGAAATGCTTTTGTTTCAAGGCGCAGCGTCCTTGAAAATCTGGACAGGCCGCGAAGCTCCCCTAGACGCTATGAAAGCTGCTCTGGAAAAGTCTCTGAAGTAA
- a CDS encoding glycosyltransferase family 4 protein: MQRRFKVAVLAACPFPSHQGTQVFVRHLAEAQSDAGHHVELLSYDYGDGTKPSAFIHHRAPSLNAGLRSGPSLKRLVNDTTLAIKTRRVVSRGNFDVLHAHNVEGLLIGVALKASGLKIALIYHAHNTMKDELPTYFSRVVTRFCASIAGKAFDLTAPRMADAVIVFDRYQRELQIRSGVKPEKVFVVAPSLKSEELRETKARNVCLPEGRFLVYSGNPDGYQNLELLWSAFEGLRALRLDVKLLILSRAHLGDFGPNAESLVAEGAACFRQYQSREEMVGYLKRAEIGLSTRTLSTGFPVKLINYVQLGLKAVVVADSVSAPAPTGVWLAGADVESFISALVAALDSPGPSASLENQGLMQMSTKPYDEVYGAVIKQLTSETFPEQLS; encoded by the coding sequence ATGCAGCGCCGATTTAAGGTTGCTGTTTTGGCAGCTTGTCCATTTCCGTCTCATCAGGGGACCCAGGTGTTTGTCCGCCATCTGGCGGAGGCTCAATCAGATGCCGGTCATCACGTTGAACTGCTCTCCTACGACTATGGAGACGGTACGAAGCCATCAGCCTTTATCCACCACCGGGCACCCTCACTAAATGCTGGTTTACGAAGTGGGCCGAGCTTGAAGCGCTTGGTAAACGATACAACCTTGGCCATTAAAACCAGGCGGGTCGTCTCACGCGGGAATTTTGATGTTCTCCATGCCCATAACGTTGAAGGGCTCTTAATTGGAGTAGCGCTCAAGGCGTCAGGCTTGAAGATTGCGCTGATTTACCACGCCCACAATACGATGAAGGATGAGTTACCAACTTACTTCAGCCGCGTTGTTACGAGGTTTTGCGCCTCAATTGCAGGAAAAGCCTTCGATTTAACAGCTCCCCGTATGGCCGATGCGGTCATTGTCTTCGACCGTTATCAGCGAGAGTTACAAATACGGTCCGGGGTAAAGCCCGAGAAAGTGTTTGTCGTTGCTCCTTCTCTAAAAAGTGAAGAACTGCGTGAGACCAAGGCTCGAAATGTTTGCCTTCCTGAGGGACGCTTTCTCGTTTACTCCGGTAACCCCGATGGCTACCAAAACTTGGAGCTGCTTTGGAGTGCTTTTGAAGGACTTCGGGCTTTACGGCTAGATGTTAAGCTTCTGATTCTAAGCCGCGCGCACTTGGGTGATTTTGGGCCTAACGCAGAGAGCTTGGTCGCTGAAGGGGCAGCTTGTTTTCGCCAATATCAATCTAGAGAAGAAATGGTTGGCTATTTGAAGCGCGCGGAAATTGGGCTCTCAACCCGAACCCTTTCAACAGGGTTTCCCGTGAAACTAATTAACTATGTTCAGCTGGGCCTTAAGGCAGTGGTCGTTGCCGATAGTGTGTCGGCTCCAGCACCAACCGGTGTATGGCTTGCGGGAGCCGACGTGGAGAGCTTTATAAGTGCTTTGGTAGCAGCTCTCGACTCGCCCGGACCTTCAGCCTCATTGGAAAACCAAGGCTTAATGCAGATGAGCACCAAGCCTTATGATGAGGTTTATGGCGCCGTTATTAAGCAGCTTACTTCAGAGACTTTTCCAGAGCAGCTTTCATAG
- the lpdA gene encoding dihydrolipoyl dehydrogenase — translation MSTYDLIVIGAGPGGYVAAIRGAHLGLKTAIVEKDSKLGGTCLLRGCIPTKSLLHSADVVSELEHAKKDGLISGEIEFHYPAAQKARKKVVTKSAAGVAYLMKKNKIDVHKGFGSLKSATQVVVESDEGSKTLTAKNVILATGSVPRHLPFLKVDGKHVVSSDEALELKDPPKSLIVLGAGAVGMEFASIYSRFGTKCTVLEMLDRVLPLEDREVSEEMAKCYKKRGIDVMTSTKLESAEVKGGEVVCQLDTGSKKVELKAEMILVAVGRVPVTAKLGLKAAGVKADDAGYIDIDPFMRTSLPGVYAIGDIVRTPLLAHTASAEALLAVDHIAGKEPKPLDYNLNPNCTYSSPEVASVGLTEEAAIKAGYTIKTGKFPFSALGKARIMNQIDGFVKVVADAKYDEVLGVHIIGPRATDLIAEASMGMKLETTVEEMAHTIHAHPTLPEAVLEAAHAAMGRPIHM, via the coding sequence ATGAGTACCTATGATTTAATTGTAATCGGAGCCGGCCCTGGTGGCTATGTTGCTGCTATTCGCGGTGCACACCTTGGGTTAAAAACGGCTATTGTTGAAAAAGACAGTAAACTGGGAGGCACATGTCTTCTACGAGGCTGTATTCCCACGAAGAGTCTTTTGCACTCTGCTGACGTCGTCAGCGAATTAGAGCATGCAAAAAAAGACGGGCTCATCAGTGGAGAGATCGAGTTTCATTACCCCGCTGCACAAAAAGCCCGTAAAAAGGTTGTTACGAAAAGTGCTGCAGGCGTTGCGTACTTGATGAAAAAGAACAAAATCGATGTCCATAAAGGATTCGGTAGTCTGAAATCAGCTACACAAGTTGTTGTTGAATCAGATGAGGGCAGTAAAACGCTGACGGCCAAAAATGTTATTTTGGCTACCGGTAGCGTTCCTCGCCACCTCCCTTTTCTCAAAGTCGACGGCAAGCACGTTGTTAGCTCTGACGAAGCGCTTGAGCTCAAAGACCCGCCCAAATCCTTGATCGTTCTGGGTGCCGGAGCAGTGGGCATGGAGTTCGCGTCGATTTACTCACGCTTTGGAACCAAGTGTACCGTTCTCGAAATGCTCGACCGCGTACTTCCGCTCGAAGATCGTGAAGTAAGTGAAGAAATGGCCAAGTGCTATAAAAAGCGCGGCATCGACGTCATGACCAGCACGAAACTCGAAAGCGCCGAAGTCAAAGGCGGCGAAGTCGTCTGTCAGCTCGATACTGGCTCGAAAAAGGTCGAGCTTAAGGCTGAGATGATCCTTGTAGCTGTAGGCCGCGTGCCCGTCACTGCAAAGCTTGGTCTAAAGGCTGCAGGCGTTAAAGCAGATGATGCCGGTTACATTGATATCGACCCATTCATGCGCACATCACTGCCTGGCGTCTATGCCATCGGTGATATTGTTCGCACACCGCTTTTGGCTCACACCGCCAGTGCTGAAGCACTGCTTGCTGTAGATCACATCGCCGGTAAAGAGCCTAAACCGCTCGATTACAACCTAAACCCAAATTGCACTTACTCAAGCCCGGAAGTAGCAAGCGTAGGCCTCACCGAAGAAGCTGCGATCAAAGCTGGTTACACCATCAAAACCGGAAAGTTTCCTTTTTCGGCCCTGGGCAAAGCACGCATCATGAACCAAATTGACGGATTCGTGAAAGTGGTAGCGGATGCAAAGTACGATGAAGTCTTGGGCGTTCATATCATTGGTCCACGTGCAACCGATCTGATTGCAGAAGCGTCCATGGGTATGAAGCTTGAAACCACGGTGGAAGAGATGGCTCATACGATCCATGCTCACCCAACGCTGCCTGAGGCTGTTCTTGAAGCTGCTCACGCTGCAATGGGACGCCCCATCCACATGTAA
- a CDS encoding bifunctional riboflavin kinase/FAD synthetase: MKIYRNTESVPQEPGPGRSAAIGIFDGVHLGHQALVNGAIRWAQQDSLRSAILTFEPHPAKVLAPKYAPKMLEPLSRRLERFEALGLDEVFIQPFNMEFAQMSPQDFVQNVLVDQLQVRHITVGEGFVFGSKQSGDVELLSKMGQTLGFSAHPVSHIRQTGMVTSSSKIREFIVAGKIEGATLLLGRPPELFGPVVPGAGRGTGLGFGTANVRCENELLPATGVYAVKVRTNSGNFEAVLNVGYTPTFGGETEIKVEAHLLEYSGDELYNETIFLELIAYLRPERRFDGPESLKLQIGKDIEEAKAAFAALKN, translated from the coding sequence ATGAAGATTTATCGAAATACAGAGTCCGTACCTCAAGAACCTGGCCCCGGCAGAAGTGCAGCCATCGGTATTTTCGACGGCGTTCACCTTGGGCACCAAGCGCTGGTTAACGGTGCTATTCGCTGGGCACAACAGGACAGCCTTCGCTCTGCGATTCTAACTTTTGAGCCTCACCCAGCGAAGGTGCTCGCGCCAAAATATGCTCCAAAAATGCTCGAACCCCTCTCAAGGAGACTCGAGAGGTTCGAAGCTTTGGGCCTCGACGAGGTTTTTATCCAGCCATTTAATATGGAATTTGCACAAATGAGCCCTCAGGACTTCGTGCAAAATGTACTGGTTGACCAGCTTCAAGTACGGCACATCACCGTCGGAGAAGGTTTTGTCTTCGGCTCCAAACAATCTGGGGATGTTGAACTTCTCTCTAAAATGGGTCAAACCCTAGGTTTCTCGGCTCACCCCGTCAGCCATATTCGTCAAACCGGTATGGTCACGTCATCCAGCAAAATTCGTGAGTTCATCGTTGCGGGCAAAATCGAAGGGGCAACTCTTTTGCTTGGACGCCCCCCGGAACTTTTTGGCCCGGTTGTACCCGGAGCTGGGCGCGGAACAGGGCTTGGCTTTGGCACTGCCAATGTTCGATGCGAAAACGAACTTCTCCCTGCGACGGGTGTTTATGCAGTAAAAGTGCGAACAAATTCGGGAAATTTTGAAGCTGTCTTAAATGTTGGGTATACGCCTACTTTCGGAGGCGAAACCGAGATAAAAGTTGAAGCACATCTTTTGGAATATTCCGGAGATGAGCTCTACAACGAAACTATATTTCTAGAGCTGATTGCTTACCTCAGGCCAGAACGCAGGTTCGACGGTCCCGAGTCACTCAAGCTACAAATCGGCAAAGATATTGAAGAAGCAAAGGCTGCATTTGCAGCACTAAAAAACTAG